The Trueperaceae bacterium sequence TTTAACAAAATGAGGAGCTCTTTCGAAAAAATATGTAGATTATTAAGCGTTTCTGCCATAGGTATTTAGAATAGAGTATCGAAGTGTCATCTCCTCCAGAAGTAATTCGCAGTTCTATTGTGCAACGTTTCCCTTTCTTTTATGGCTGGGTAATCCTCTTAGTCGGCGCACTCGGTACGTTTATGACTGTACCGGGTCAAACAGTTGGCATCTCCGTCTTTCTTGACAGCATCATTGCTGACCTCGGTATAACTCGAACTACAGCCTCGCTTCTCTACACGTTAGCCACCCTAGTTGCGTCGTTAGGACTTCCGTTTGTGGGCCGCGCTATTGATTCCTGGGGGCCACGAATCGCTGTGGTCGTTATTTCCGGGCTTTTTGCCCTAGCGTGTGGATTTATGGGTCTTGTTGTCGGCCCTGTATTACTTTTTGTCGGCTTCGTCCTTCTCAGGTGGTTAGGTCAGGGTTCGCTGCCTATGGTGAGCATGCACGGCGTTAATTTATGGTTCATTCGTCGTCGTGGGTTAGCAGTCGGATTAGCAGGTGTGGGTTTCATGTTGTCTTTCACCGTGTTGCCACCTGTAATCGATTACCTTATTCAGAATCTTGGCTGGCGAAATGCTTACGTAGTGCTTGGTGGGCTAGTAGCCATTACTATCCTGCCACTTGGCGCTATTTTCTTCCGAACTAGACCTGAACGTTTCGGATTGGAACCAGATGGCGGTCACCGTCCTGGGCAAACATCTGCTTCCGCATCCGAACAAAATTTCACATTGAACCAAGCTAGTCGTACTGGCATTTTTTGGCTCTACGTAGCGGCTGGTTTCTGTTTGGCGATGATTGGCACTGCAATGGGTTTTCATCACTACGATATTCTCACCCAAAATGGTGTTACTCGTTCTGTCGCTACTACCGCCTTCGGGGCCCTAGGGATTGTAGCTGCAAGTGCCAATCTTATTACAGGTGCTCTACTGGACCGCCTACCGTATCGTTTGTTCCTCGGTATCCAAATGGTAATGATGATAGTGTCAATGTTCCTTATGGGGACTGTGACCGAAATTAGTGGTGTGATTCTATATGGCATTGTCACTGGAGTCATGCTGGGTTCTTTCATGCCGGTATCAGCAAGTGTTTACGCGAAATTTTTTGGGCGAAAGCACTTGGGTACGATAAAAGGCACGACTTCAACAATTGGTGTAGCTGCCTCAGCATTAGGTCCCCTGGTGTTCTCTCTAGGATACGATTTGATGGGTAGTTATGTGCCAGTACTAATAATTACTGCTTTCTTTCCACTGGCTGTGTTGGTAGCAGCTCCACTCGTACGTCTCCCAAAACTACCTGAGAATCCTTAAAATAACTTAGGATTAAGACCAAAGAGTTCAGTTATTAGTGAGTGATAAGGACTAGATATTTGGATCTCATCGGTCTTAGCGTGGTTCCTCTAGTTAATAATTTGTTTGTGAGACCTTGCCTAAAGTTTAGATTAGATCAATATCTAGACGCCCCCGTGCCAAGAGAGTATCGAAATGATCGATAGTCTGCCGGACACCCTCTTCCAAAGGGGTATCTTTTGTGAGGGGTAAGACCTCACTGAGGTTGCCAGAACTAACCCCATGGGGGAAGGGCAACGGGGTATTGTCAATATGAACAGTTACGCCAGGTCGCTCCTTTTCGATAAGTCTTCCCAATTCTGCAACGCTAACTGGGGCAGCACCTAGTGCGAAACCATAAGCACCATCTATTGGCGTGTCGGCCGCCTCGATGAATCGCCTTGCAACATCAGAGGCATAATCGAATTGCATGGTACCCCCAAAGCCAATTGTTGAATCTCGACCAGCAGCAGCGTAAAGCATCGCCTTAGTTGGCTCGCTAGTAATGCCTTGATCACGAGTTACCCCATAAACAGTGTACGGACGAAGCGCAATACTACTCACCCCATGGTCCTGCCAGAAAATCTGTGCGGTGCCTTCATTCGCTTGCTTGTAAACCCCATACAGAGTTCGTGGATCGAACGACGAATCTGCTGCTATTTGTCCACACGAGTAAGTATCGGTTGGTCCATAAACTGCAATCGAAGAAGCGTAGGTAATATGCTTCAGGTTCGCTTGGCGAGCTGCTTCAAAAAGATTAACGGTACCAACAACATTCACCTGCGCACCGAGTACTGGAT is a genomic window containing:
- a CDS encoding epimerase → MTDEPIYLVTGALGCIGAWTLHHLVKDGKRVVSFDLSENRSRLDLLLNSTEQARITFLKGNLTDFGDVLRAIEGHKINRIVHLAALQVPFCRSDPVLGAQVNVVGTVNLFEAARQANLKHITYASSIAVYGPTDTYSCGQIAADSSFDPRTLYGVYKQANEGTAQIFWQDHGVSSIALRPYTVYGVTRDQGITSEPTKAMLYAAAGRDSTIGFGGTMQFDYASDVARRFIEAADTPIDGAYGFALGAAPVSVAELGRLIEKERPGVTVHIDNTPLPFPHGVSSGNLSEVLPLTKDTPLEEGVRQTIDHFDTLLARGRLDIDLI